In the genome of Limanda limanda chromosome 15, fLimLim1.1, whole genome shotgun sequence, one region contains:
- the zgc:153981 gene encoding dual specificity protein phosphatase family protein, with product MSRSNQPKDLVSIKELELTLDSCTLELTAVDEVWPNLYIGNVAVAQNRKTLHKLGITHVLNAAHYKQGSIGDQSFYGNTCVYFGIPAEDSEQFDLSQHFRPAADFIQKALKSKDGKVLVHCIMGVSRSASLVLVYLMLRQRLPLRDALRQVIKKRAIYPNRNFLSLLLKLDDQLTFKRRLCPLL from the exons ATGTCAAGGAGCAACCAGCCAAAAGACCTGGTGTCCATTAAAGAACTGGAGCTCACTTTGGATTCCTGCACTCTGGAGCTCACTGCAGTGGATGAAGTGTGGCCCAACCTGTACATAGGAAATGT GGCGGTGGCACAGAACAGAAAGACGTTACATAAGCTCGGCATCACTCATGTCCTGAACGCTGCACACTACAAGCAGGGCAGCATCGGCGACCAGAGTTTTTACGGGAACACCTGTGTTTACTTTGGTATCCCGGCTGAGGATTCAGAGCAGTTTGACCTCAGTCAGCACTTTAGACCTGCAGCTGACTTCATTCAAAAAGCCCTGAAGAGCAAAGATG GGAAAGTGCTGGTGCACTGCATCATGGGAGTGAGTCGATCGGCCTCTTTGGTCCTGGTGTACTTGATGTTGCGGCAGCGTCTCCCTCTGAGAGATGCTCTGAGGCAAGTCATCAAAAAAAGAGCCATTTACCCCAATCGCAACTTCCTGTCCCTGCTCCTGAAGCTGGACGATCAGCTGACGTTCAAACGAAGATTGTGTCCTCTTCTCTGA